A genome region from Thalassotalea euphylliae includes the following:
- a CDS encoding methyl-accepting chemotaxis protein produces the protein MKKLLSRLSIIQVSLISSAILAIFVVTLLIQNLLNKWHEVETTEQDIKLIMLLDALEKIAHNHAVERGLTAGFLGSGTDQARQKVIAQRQKADTSINNLRELQKELDHLGDKLSENLTILYNYEAGKASLRRKVDVRNAPEAFGYFSTLNKIAIDIAASLKNQIKHPELAEELSASFLFAQYKERLGQNRGKINGVLAKQQITPQAQQDIALYSAELRLLNNYLKATLSGTDGQQIFNRILSSGDSIRIKSIVDQLLASSAPDFSSLPKPASWFPMATQQIGQVKAMLDDQWQTIQADGEAMKNDALNDFTYTVVAFVITVIIIITLNYYLLSTLRAELGYLTKMLKEAENGDLTVELRLDTKDELGEISSAIHNTVYAFKALMLGLDKSVKSGTRLNNSMNEATQTVLEESVKTQSMATNIASAIEEMAATSREIAQSASQTLDASDDLNRQAKQLIDDNQASQTSINDLTTSMNTVESLAAQMEQQVASISLILDSISSIAEQTNLLALNAAIEAARAGEHGRGFAVVADEVRSLAGNSKESSEKIASLLNQLQSITEQVVHSIDDSAELSKTALKKFEQAKGVSEQVHAQSRNLESLAMNVSSAAEQQSTVAATIAGDATNVLEYANHEVEASQDLEQIFKDMKINSKTLQNTMDNFKFQ, from the coding sequence ATGAAAAAACTACTGAGTAGATTATCTATTATTCAAGTTTCGTTAATAAGCTCAGCCATACTCGCCATATTTGTTGTCACCTTGTTGATTCAAAACCTATTAAACAAGTGGCACGAAGTGGAAACTACAGAACAAGATATTAAGCTCATTATGTTGCTTGATGCGTTAGAGAAAATAGCACATAACCACGCTGTTGAACGGGGGTTAACCGCAGGCTTTTTAGGCAGCGGCACCGACCAAGCTAGGCAGAAAGTTATCGCTCAACGTCAAAAAGCCGATACATCGATTAACAACTTACGAGAGCTACAAAAAGAGCTTGATCATTTAGGTGATAAACTTAGTGAAAATCTCACTATTTTGTACAACTATGAAGCAGGTAAAGCCAGCCTGCGCCGTAAGGTTGATGTGCGAAACGCGCCGGAAGCATTTGGCTACTTCAGTACACTCAATAAAATTGCTATTGATATAGCCGCAAGTCTCAAAAATCAAATTAAGCACCCTGAGTTAGCTGAAGAATTAAGCGCTTCCTTTCTATTTGCTCAGTACAAAGAGCGACTTGGGCAAAATCGCGGCAAAATAAATGGTGTTTTAGCCAAACAACAAATTACTCCGCAAGCCCAACAAGACATCGCTTTGTATAGTGCAGAACTGCGCTTGTTGAACAATTATTTGAAAGCTACCCTATCAGGAACCGACGGGCAGCAAATTTTCAACCGAATTTTGAGCTCTGGAGACTCAATTCGAATTAAATCGATTGTCGATCAATTATTAGCATCAAGCGCTCCTGATTTTTCCTCGCTACCAAAACCTGCCAGCTGGTTTCCAATGGCAACCCAGCAAATTGGACAAGTAAAAGCCATGCTAGACGACCAATGGCAAACCATTCAAGCAGATGGCGAGGCAATGAAAAACGACGCGTTAAATGATTTTACTTATACAGTTGTCGCGTTTGTGATCACTGTCATCATCATTATTACGCTGAACTACTATTTACTATCAACTCTTCGTGCGGAGCTTGGCTACTTAACTAAAATGCTAAAAGAAGCTGAGAACGGTGATTTAACCGTTGAGTTGCGCCTTGATACCAAAGACGAACTAGGTGAAATATCAAGCGCTATTCACAACACAGTTTATGCGTTTAAAGCCTTGATGCTAGGGTTAGATAAGTCAGTCAAATCAGGAACCCGCCTCAACAATAGCATGAACGAAGCGACACAAACCGTGTTAGAAGAGTCAGTTAAAACACAGTCAATGGCTACAAATATCGCCAGTGCAATTGAAGAAATGGCAGCCACTAGTCGAGAAATTGCTCAGTCTGCGTCGCAAACCTTAGACGCCAGTGACGACTTAAACCGACAAGCAAAGCAACTGATTGATGACAATCAAGCAAGCCAGACTTCAATCAATGATTTAACCACAAGTATGAATACTGTTGAATCACTTGCCGCGCAAATGGAGCAGCAAGTTGCCAGTATTTCGTTAATTCTTGATTCGATTAGCAGTATTGCCGAGCAAACCAACTTACTTGCCTTAAACGCCGCAATTGAAGCTGCACGTGCTGGTGAGCATGGTCGAGGCTTTGCTGTGGTCGCCGATGAGGTAAGAAGTTTGGCTGGTAACAGTAAAGAGTCTTCAGAGAAGATTGCTTCACTACTCAATCAACTGCAATCCATTACTGAACAAGTCGTTCACTCAATTGACGATAGCGCTGAGTTGTCGAAAACTGCATTAAAGAAGTTTGAGCAAGCAAAAGGCGTGTCTGAGCAAGTGCATGCTCAAAGCCGTAATTTGGAATCGCTGGCAATGAACGTATCTTCTGCTGCCGAGCAGCAATCGACTGTTGCCGCAACCATTGCTGGCGACGCAACTAATGTGCTGGAATATGCGAACCACGAAGTTGAAGCATCTCAAGATTTAGAGCAAATTTTCAAAGATATGAAAATCAACTCTAAAACACTTCAAAACACCATGGACAACTTTAAATTTCAGTAG
- a CDS encoding methyl-accepting chemotaxis protein, producing the protein MLDRLNVKLLMPLALIGVIFVVVSVLMAEALSGGAVTGFVLAMLVTQLIGCYFYSQQTLTARLAKLKAYLALVVSTEQAPESPLNDSRSDELAEITNELSEFIEGLGQVIEEIRTESEVLSQGSTKLSSQMVNSVNAVDESSNQIELMAGSINQVAETSSILSDSAEQVSETTSRVMEILAQGTSSSNTSQHTIESVTNEVNSMANDLALLQEECSRIGTVLDVIRGIAEQTNLLALNAAIEAARAGEQGRGFAVVADEVRALAHRTQESTVEIQSMVEGLQEKSTNAVNAIGRGQALTQESLAHSQQVVSALDQVGDAFADVDNLTSQIASGTDEQRLSTSSINEAMATVVALSRDVTQGLAAIAEHAEQQQRTAADVDTTLNRICV; encoded by the coding sequence ATGTTAGATAGGTTAAACGTAAAATTGCTGATGCCGTTGGCATTGATTGGTGTCATTTTTGTTGTCGTTAGTGTCTTGATGGCGGAAGCCTTGTCGGGTGGCGCAGTCACAGGCTTTGTGCTAGCGATGCTCGTCACTCAGCTGATAGGTTGTTACTTTTATTCCCAACAGACATTAACGGCTAGGCTTGCCAAGCTAAAAGCCTATTTGGCGTTAGTGGTGAGTACTGAGCAAGCACCAGAGTCTCCACTTAATGATAGCCGTAGCGATGAACTTGCTGAAATCACTAATGAATTAAGCGAGTTTATTGAAGGTTTAGGGCAAGTAATTGAAGAAATTCGCACTGAGTCTGAGGTGTTAAGTCAAGGCTCTACTAAGCTGTCATCACAAATGGTTAACTCGGTTAATGCCGTTGACGAATCATCAAATCAAATCGAGCTAATGGCAGGCTCAATCAATCAAGTTGCCGAAACTTCGAGTATTTTATCTGACAGCGCAGAGCAAGTTAGCGAAACGACTAGTCGTGTGATGGAAATTCTTGCACAGGGTACTTCCTCGTCAAATACCAGCCAACATACAATTGAATCGGTCACCAATGAAGTCAACAGCATGGCCAATGACTTAGCCTTGCTGCAAGAAGAGTGCTCACGAATTGGCACTGTACTCGATGTTATTCGTGGCATTGCGGAACAAACTAATTTATTGGCACTTAATGCCGCCATTGAAGCAGCGCGTGCCGGAGAACAAGGGCGTGGTTTCGCCGTGGTCGCCGATGAGGTGAGGGCGCTGGCGCATCGAACCCAAGAGTCAACGGTAGAAATTCAGTCGATGGTAGAAGGTTTACAAGAAAAATCGACCAATGCGGTTAACGCAATTGGCCGAGGGCAAGCGTTAACACAAGAAAGTTTAGCGCATTCTCAGCAGGTGGTGTCGGCATTAGACCAAGTCGGTGATGCCTTTGCTGACGTTGACAATCTAACCTCACAAATAGCCAGTGGCACTGATGAACAACGACTGTCGACATCTTCGATAAACGAGGCTATGGCGACGGTGGTGGCCTTAAGCCGTGATGTCACGCAAGGTTTAGCTGCCATTGCTGAGCACGCTGAGCAACAACAGCGCACAGCTGCCGATGTTGACACTACCTTAAATCGAATCTGTGTCTAA
- a CDS encoding DUF2897 family protein, giving the protein MNIEQLLILVLALGVIWGGILLLKQSAKKFNLTDEQKKKVKERQAAWEKEEKEEDKE; this is encoded by the coding sequence ATGAATATTGAGCAATTATTAATTCTAGTTTTGGCGTTAGGAGTTATTTGGGGCGGTATACTGTTACTAAAACAGTCTGCGAAGAAATTTAACCTGACAGATGAACAGAAAAAGAAAGTAAAAGAGCGTCAAGCCGCTTGGGAAAAGGAAGAGAAAGAAGAAGATAAGGAATGA
- the ppiC gene encoding peptidylprolyl isomerase PpiC — protein MATASARHILVKDKALAEKLKQQLDKGADFAKLAKKHSTCPSGKRGGDLGEFRRGQMVKAFDDVVFKKDVLKIYGPVKTRFGFHLIQTIYRS, from the coding sequence ATGGCAACAGCATCTGCCCGACATATTTTAGTGAAAGACAAAGCATTAGCGGAAAAGTTAAAACAACAATTAGACAAAGGCGCTGATTTTGCCAAATTGGCAAAAAAGCATTCCACCTGCCCATCTGGCAAGCGCGGAGGAGACTTGGGTGAGTTTCGTCGTGGTCAAATGGTGAAAGCATTTGACGATGTGGTGTTTAAGAAAGATGTGTTGAAAATTTACGGCCCAGTGAAAACTCGCTTTGGCTTTCACCTGATCCAAACCATTTATCGCAGTTAG